From Lepisosteus oculatus isolate fLepOcu1 chromosome 8, fLepOcu1.hap2, whole genome shotgun sequence, one genomic window encodes:
- the LOC138240978 gene encoding uncharacterized protein — MATTDGFAAVFYGEPGVLGLLANGISAFLVLLQNFHGAHTGVPAVGVENILAGVHLILIGGVTQLLAGLLSFRKYDHLSGTSFIAYAALWTSYGATRIVLGANPPLSDLKANSSNGSLGLNSSTSVALLSNSSLAAPAIQESAISGLVPYIFISFILAFCSATVNYIMPFVFGAITLTLVFEAVGLVGRWALVVSGVLELVILVCGLYGATALLLKGILQRNVLKGFGNPLFNVLLLGTANKSSSQSLGQEKKKNTKYAEPMALGYISDTVSPFIFAFYCFGYMPNFFVGAIWVSITSFAQLFSSYYAYLREDSYHTTKFGLHCSYWLMKAWEEFVLSVMVGKEEVGGARDGMVGDWFFLAAAIVLCLLSLNTDTLELLHNALFLLLTVSTISQIPLQRYYIFFGVACCLFLALSLYATFARQVNTIAEKALIPVGPQPLSTDNLQSVLIVLKRSWVKPQDLPPSSASQLPDALFFLCNGVAAMSAIHNSGPGDSFLHLALPWVLITGAIMQLYVSRLAVQGGHRFGPIIPISYAAIWATWTWYRFAGFLLDITPGSAGGFTAGAIAFLVLNGFLMLTAGYRNLVLLALTTVMEVILVCFLLSTLDRLPYKLEIAMLAIFSIICLYGMLASLANAIFLKDLLPLGPPVLKAQKKELTERPPPPCPIANSRLTSGLITISKLLDSSGVCGIPTDTVYALAASCRHPKAIEKIYNIKDRPAEKPICICISNLEQLAAVRPPFSTLLWEFMRNVYPGGISCIVKKGEWLSRLGVGPAYDRVGTKDSIMIRVPDHTVTAHLCNMTGPLAITSANPSGEPDSTHHDMVITRLGHKLNGVLCDGESNEVVASTVVNCLKIDEGIITIIREGCVPAVKVRQIFEKVKTSVA, encoded by the exons ATGGCGACTACTGACGGCTTCGCTGCTGTGTTCTACGGGGAGCCCGGTGTCTTGGGACTCCTGGCGAATGGAATCAGCGCTTTCCTCGTCCTTCTGCAGAACTTCCACGGAGCGCACACTGGCGTCCCGGCTGTGGGCGTGGAGAACATCCTAGCTG GTGTTCACCTGATCCTGATAGGAGGCGTAACTCAGCTGCTGGCTGGCCTGCTGTCCTTTCGCAAGTATGACCACTTGAGTGGAACATCCTTCATTGCCTACGCTGCTCTCTGGACCAGCTATGGTGCTACCAGGATCGTTCTGGGTGCCAACCCCCCGCTGAGTGACCTAAAAGCTAACAGCTCGAATGGCAGCCTTGGCCTTAATTCCAGCACTTCAGTCGCCTTGCTGAGTAATTCCAGCTTGGCTGCTCCTGCCATCCAGGAATCCGCCATCTCCGGGCTGGTCCCCTACATCTTCATCTCCTTCATCCTGGCCTTCTGCTCCGCCACGGTCAACTACATCATGCCCTTCGTGTTTGGCGCCATCACCTTGACGCTGGTGTTCGAGGCCGTGGGGCTGGTGGGGCGCTGGGCGCTGGTGGTGTCGGGCGTTCTGGAGCTGGTCATCCTGGTGTGTGGGCTCTATGGGGCCACCGCCCTGCTGCTGAAGGGCATATTGCAGCGCAATGTCCTCAAGGGCTTCGGCAACCCGCTCTTCAACGTCCTCCTGCTCGGCACGGCCAACAAGAGCAGCTCCCAGAGCCTGGGccaggagaagaagaagaacacCAAGTACGCCGAGCCCATGGCCCTGGGCTACATCTCCGATACTGTCTCCCCCTTCATATTCGCCTTCTACTGCTTTGGCTACATGCCCAACTTCTTTGTGGGAGCCATCTGGGTCTCCATCACCTCCTTCGCCCAGCTCTTCTCCAGCTACTACGCCTATCTGCGTGAGGACAGCTACCACACCACCAAGTTTGGGCTGCACTGCTCCTACTGGCTGATGAAGGCGTGGGAGGAGTTTGTGCTGTCCGTGATGGTGGGCAAGGAGGAGGTTGGGGGAGCCAGAGACGGCATGGTCGGGGACTGGTTCTTCCTGGCCGCGGCCATCGTCCTCTGCCTGCTGTCTCTGAACACGGACACCTTGGAGCTGCTTCACAACGCCCTTTTTCTCCTCCTCACCGTCTCCACCATCTCCCAGATCCCACTGCAGCGGTACTACATCTTTTTTGGGGTGGCCTGCTGCCTGTTCCTGGCCCTCTCCCTCTATGCCACCTTCGCCAGGCAAGTCAACACCATAGCGGAGAAAGCCCTGATCCCAGTGGGGCCACAGCCTCTCTCCACTGACAATCTCCAGAGCGTGCTGATCGTCCTCAAGAGGTCTTGGGTGAAACCTCAGGATCTTCCACCCAGCTCCGCCTCCCAGCTGCCCGATGCCCTCTTCTTCCTCTGCAACGGGGTGGCGGCCATGTCCGCCATCCACAACAGCGGCCCGGGCGACTCTTTCCTGCACCTTGCCCTCCCCTGGGTGCTGATCACAGGAGCCATCATGCAGCTTTATGTGAGCAGGCTGGCGGTCCAAGGAGGCCACAGGTTCGGACCCATCATCCCCATCTCCTATGCCGCCATCTGGGCAACCTGGACCTGGTACCGGTTTGCAG GTTTTCTGCTTGACATCACTCCAGGTTCAGCTGGGGGATTTACAGCAGGAGCCATTGCGTTCCTTGTGTTGAATGGTTTCCTCATGCTTACTG CCGGCTACAGGAACCTGGTGCTCCTGGCACTGACTACTGTGATGGAAGTCATCTTGGTCTGTTTCCTCCTCTCCACCTTGGACAGGCTGCCCTACAAACTGGAAA TTGCCATGCTGGCGATATTCTCCATCATCTGCCTCTATGGCATGCTGGCCTCCCTGGCCAACGCCATCTTCCTCAAGGATCTGCTCCCCCTCGGGCCCCCTGTGCTGAAG GCTCAGAAGAAGGAATTGACCGAGAGGCCTCCTCCTCCTTGCCCCATTGCCAACTCTCGACTGACAAGCGGGTTGATAACCATCTCCAAGCTGTTGGACAGCAGTGGCGTATGTGGCATCCCTACTGACACAGTGTATGCCCTGGCCGCCTCCTGCAGACACCCTAAAGCCATAGAGAAGATCTACAACATCAAG GACCGCCCTGCAGAGAAGCccatctgcatctgcatctcGAACCTGGAGCAGCTGGCCGCCGTCAGGCCTCCCTTCAGCACCCTGCTGTGGGAGTTCATGAGGAATGTTTACCCAGGGGGCATCAGCTGCATCGTCAAGAAGGGCGAGTGGCTGTCCAGGCTGG GCGTTGGTCCTGCCTATGACCGCGTGGGCACCAAGGACAGCATCATGATCCGGGTGCCTGACCACACGGTGACTGCACACCTGTGTAACATGACTGGCCCCCTCGCCATCACTTCTGCCAACCCCAGTGGAGAGCCGGACAGCACGCACCACGACATGGTCATCAC GCGTCTTGGACACAAGCTGAACGGAGTTCTGTGTGATGGAGAATCGAATGAAGTCGTGGCATCCACTGTGGTCAACTGCTTGAAAATCGATGAAG gcatcatcaccatcatcagaGAAGGCTGTGTTCCGGCTGTCAAAGTCAGGCAGATATTTGAGAAAGTGAAGACCAGTGTGGCATAA